One part of the Candidatus Synechococcus calcipolaris G9 genome encodes these proteins:
- a CDS encoding replication initiation factor domain-containing protein: LDGDQILHEGDPFHSGKRWEHHGRSAYGLMWAWDDPSEDRPGKGWICIKGSYLSYMEPEAVQCLLRILILDYGVKTTRLDFALDDYSKAVTPYQVLQAGFARQFARFKRPPRFSGDAADGSLTVTFGSRFSDKLLRVYDKAKESKGEIDAIRWEIEFKDEVAHAHACQFIDCPWAELPYEFVAQAVVGSIEFCEVGEGRRSFSSYCLLPWWEAFKAAIGSIRLPVPRKPQTLERRRQWMRSAWSKTLAGMSLVFGSEVVVRGIVAGLMQTGRDRLTSTDLNLFKVWQYEHELQCQT, translated from the coding sequence GTTAGACGGCGATCAGATTTTGCATGAGGGAGATCCATTTCACTCTGGTAAGCGATGGGAACATCATGGCCGGTCTGCCTACGGATTGATGTGGGCCTGGGATGATCCATCAGAAGATCGCCCTGGTAAGGGATGGATTTGTATAAAGGGGTCATACCTGAGTTACATGGAACCTGAGGCCGTGCAGTGCCTCCTCAGGATTTTGATTTTGGATTATGGGGTCAAGACAACCCGCTTAGACTTTGCCCTAGACGATTACAGTAAGGCAGTTACGCCCTATCAGGTGCTACAGGCTGGTTTTGCCCGTCAGTTTGCCAGGTTTAAGCGGCCGCCACGGTTTAGTGGTGATGCTGCGGATGGCTCGCTCACGGTAACGTTTGGATCTAGGTTCAGTGACAAACTTCTCAGGGTCTACGACAAGGCTAAGGAATCCAAGGGCGAGATAGATGCAATCCGCTGGGAGATTGAATTTAAGGACGAAGTAGCCCATGCTCACGCTTGCCAGTTCATAGACTGCCCATGGGCAGAACTCCCCTACGAGTTTGTGGCCCAGGCGGTAGTTGGCTCAATCGAGTTTTGCGAGGTTGGGGAGGGGCGACGCTCTTTTAGTAGCTACTGCTTGCTGCCCTGGTGGGAGGCGTTCAAAGCCGCTATTGGCTCTATCCGTCTGCCAGTGCCGCGAAAGCCCCAAACTTTGGAACGTAGACGGCAATGGATGCGATCGGCCTGGAGTAAAACCCTAGCTGGGATGTCACTGGTATTTGGATCAGAAGTGGTGGTTAGGGGTATCGTTGCCGGTCTAATGCAGACCGGACGCGATCGCCTCACGTCTACCGACCTAAATTTGTTCAAAGTCTGGCAATATGAGCATGAATTGCAGTGTCAAACGTAA
- a CDS encoding replication initiation factor domain-containing protein: MKKLIMLDGDQILHEGDPFHSGKRWEHHGRSAYGLMWAWDDPSEDRPGKGWICIKGSYLSYMEPEAVQCLLRILILDYGVKTTRLDFALDDYSKAVTPYQVLQAGFARQFARFKRPPRFSGDAADGSLTVTFGSRFSDKLLRVYDKAKESKGEIDAIRWEIEFKDEVAHAHACQFIDCPWAELPYEFVAQAVVGSIEFCEVGEGRRSFSSYCLLPWWEAFKAAIGSIRLPVPRKPQTLERRRQWMRSAWSKTLAGMSLVFGSEVVVRGIVAGLMQTGRDRLTSTDLNLFKVWQYEHELQCQT, translated from the coding sequence ATGAAAAAGCTGATCATGTTAGACGGCGATCAGATTTTGCATGAGGGAGATCCATTTCACTCTGGTAAGCGATGGGAACATCATGGCCGGTCTGCCTACGGATTGATGTGGGCCTGGGATGATCCATCAGAAGATCGCCCTGGTAAGGGATGGATTTGTATAAAGGGGTCATACCTGAGTTACATGGAACCTGAGGCCGTGCAGTGCCTCCTCAGGATTTTGATTTTGGATTATGGGGTCAAGACAACCCGCTTAGACTTTGCCCTAGACGATTACAGTAAGGCAGTTACGCCCTATCAGGTGCTACAGGCTGGTTTTGCCCGTCAGTTTGCCAGGTTTAAGCGGCCGCCACGGTTTAGTGGTGATGCTGCGGATGGCTCGCTCACGGTAACGTTTGGATCTAGGTTCAGTGACAAACTTCTCAGGGTCTACGACAAGGCTAAGGAATCCAAGGGCGAGATAGATGCAATCCGCTGGGAGATTGAATTTAAGGACGAAGTAGCCCATGCTCACGCTTGCCAGTTCATAGACTGCCCATGGGCAGAACTCCCCTACGAGTTTGTGGCCCAGGCGGTAGTTGGCTCAATCGAGTTTTGCGAGGTTGGGGAGGGGCGACGCTCTTTTAGTAGCTACTGCTTGCTGCCCTGGTGGGAGGCGTTCAAAGCCGCTATTGGCTCTATCCGTCTGCCAGTGCCGCGAAAGCCCCAAACTTTGGAACGTAGACGGCAATGGATGCGATCGGCCTGGAGTAAAACCCTAGCTGGGATGTCACTGGTATTTGGATCAGAAGTGGTGGTTAGGGGTATCGTTGCCGGTCTAATGCAGACCGGACGCGATCGCCTCACGTCTACCGACCTAAATTTGTTCAAAGTCTGGCAATATGAGCATGAATTGCAGTGTCAAACGTAA